In Nitrospirota bacterium, a single genomic region encodes these proteins:
- a CDS encoding DM13 domain-containing protein translates to MKSLIVAIVLALTLLGLTGVPACVGRMESGKEMMVEKDVMSTGRSMTEPSLADSKDTSVAVMEKGQRGNMIRIAKLQGSESHHATGTVVLTTDRNGIATLQFKDMTVDKVPDGRVYLARNGDYRNGVELGKLTQFSGTVTLPIPAGINGEDFDSVVIWCKKFNVVIGRGSFEKRTM, encoded by the coding sequence ATGAAAAGCCTGATTGTTGCTATCGTGCTAGCGCTCACGCTCCTTGGCTTGACGGGGGTGCCCGCTTGCGTAGGACGGATGGAAAGCGGAAAAGAAATGATGGTCGAAAAAGATGTCATGAGCACAGGGCGGTCCATGACGGAGCCGAGTCTGGCTGACTCCAAGGACACCTCGGTTGCGGTGATGGAGAAAGGGCAACGCGGGAATATGATAAGGATAGCGAAGCTACAGGGTTCTGAGAGCCACCATGCAACCGGCACGGTCGTGCTCACAACCGACCGGAACGGGATCGCCACATTGCAATTCAAAGACATGACGGTGGACAAGGTGCCCGATGGACGAGTGTATCTGGCGAGGAACGGGGACTACCGCAACGGGGTGGAACTCGGCAAGCTCACGCAATTTTCCGGAACGGTCACCCTTCCCATTCCGGCCGGGATCAACGGCGAGGACTTCGACAGCGTCGTGATCTGGTGCAAGAAATTCAATGTCGTGATCGGCCGAGGATCCTTTGAGAAGAGAACGATGTAG
- a CDS encoding redoxin domain-containing protein has product MAQRIFTAVGAVVLGLFMTPVVAIAGIGLPAPEIANETWLNASPTRMADLRGKVVMVEFWTFGCYNCRNVEPYVKAWHRKYRDQGFVVIGVHSPEFNYERDVEKVRRYLQDHGIDYPVPIDNDFTTWSRYGNRYWPAMYLIDKRGIVRYVRIGEGGYRETERLIQRLLAEGE; this is encoded by the coding sequence ATGGCACAACGAATCTTTACGGCGGTGGGAGCCGTTGTACTGGGTCTTTTCATGACTCCAGTCGTTGCCATTGCCGGGATAGGCCTGCCGGCGCCGGAGATCGCGAACGAGACATGGCTGAACGCTTCACCGACCCGCATGGCGGATCTCAGGGGCAAGGTTGTCATGGTGGAGTTTTGGACGTTCGGCTGCTACAACTGTCGCAACGTCGAACCCTATGTGAAGGCGTGGCACAGGAAGTATCGGGACCAAGGCTTCGTCGTGATCGGAGTCCATTCTCCGGAATTCAACTACGAGCGCGACGTTGAGAAGGTGCGGCGCTACTTGCAAGATCACGGAATCGACTACCCGGTTCCCATCGACAACGACTTCACGACTTGGAGCCGGTACGGCAATCGCTATTGGCCGGCCATGTATCTGATCGATAAGCGAGGCATCGTCCGCTACGTGCGAATCGGCGAAGGTGGGTACCGGGAGACCGAGCGGCTGATCCAGCGGTTGTTGGCGGAGGGCGAATAA
- a CDS encoding molybdopterin-dependent oxidoreductase: MLSIRPLSRREVLRVAGVAAMASLVQPLPAVSGVLDRLLGSALEAKPTPPITPNEEFYITSYRSPPSVRLENWQLFVKGLVERPMTLTYADLLARPRVAEIVTLECVGNTVGGEFISTAAWEGVPLRQLLEDVRVSPSAFDVVFRAADGYSDSIRIERAMAGDVLVAYRMNGVPLPQAHGFPARIIVPGIYGMKSVQWLTDIEVVDFDYQGYYQKKGWSDDATVKTMSRIDVPGHGAVLQGRRQIVQGLAFAGTRGIRQVEVSTDGGGTWAPAKLDVPLSPYAWVFWSYEWAVATIGRHSLAVRATDGLGKLQTSFEQDPAPDGASGLHQITVTVET; encoded by the coding sequence ATGCTAAGCATTCGACCGTTGTCGCGGCGGGAGGTGCTCAGGGTCGCGGGCGTCGCCGCGATGGCGTCGCTCGTTCAACCGCTTCCGGCGGTCTCCGGGGTGTTGGACCGTCTTCTCGGCTCGGCGCTGGAAGCCAAACCGACGCCGCCTATCACGCCGAACGAGGAGTTCTACATCACGTCCTATCGCAGCCCCCCGTCGGTCCGATTGGAGAACTGGCAATTGTTCGTGAAAGGGTTGGTCGAGCGCCCGATGACGCTGACGTACGCCGACCTGCTGGCTCGACCGAGGGTCGCGGAGATCGTCACCCTGGAATGCGTCGGCAACACGGTGGGCGGGGAGTTTATCAGCACGGCCGCGTGGGAGGGGGTACCGCTGAGGCAGCTTCTTGAGGACGTTCGGGTCTCCCCGAGCGCCTTCGACGTGGTCTTTCGAGCGGCCGACGGCTACTCGGACAGCATCCGGATCGAACGGGCGATGGCGGGAGACGTGCTTGTCGCTTATCGGATGAACGGAGTGCCCTTGCCCCAGGCACATGGATTCCCGGCGCGAATCATCGTGCCGGGGATCTACGGCATGAAGAGCGTCCAGTGGTTGACCGACATCGAGGTTGTGGACTTCGATTATCAAGGATACTACCAGAAAAAAGGCTGGTCGGACGACGCGACCGTCAAGACCATGTCGCGCATCGATGTGCCGGGTCACGGCGCCGTCCTGCAGGGACGTCGGCAGATCGTGCAAGGGTTGGCGTTCGCCGGCACTCGCGGGATTAGGCAAGTGGAGGTCAGCACGGACGGCGGCGGCACCTGGGCGCCCGCGAAGCTGGATGTCCCGCTATCTCCCTATGCCTGGGTGTTCTGGTCGTATGAGTGGGCTGTGGCGACTATCGGGCGTCATTCGTTGGCGGTTCGGGCCACCGATGGACTGGGGAAACTGCAGACATCGTTTGAGCAGGACCCGGCCCCCGATGGGGCCAGCGGTCTGCACCAGATCACCGTAACCGTGGAAACATAA
- a CDS encoding radical SAM protein: MTLRPLGNLLCGRPILAVFEVCLRCNSACGYCNLPLNVGRYEMTREEIRRVFSSLYRDGLRFLFIQGGEPLLRRDLPEVLDDLAAIGFALTLITNGTRLTPNLVAALARLKISVSVSLDTLDRERYRQIRGADQLDQVLKGIELLADFPRAKYLTCIVSEVNRGDVLDVVRFARARGFVPVVGAYHWGIERYGKVEPALLYERQVARAVFSQVLELGLVPPGYFRRYLRDNVRWLGGESLEPCDAGRYSIAIDASGNVAPCLALKPAGNLLESSLDDILTRFDGEAIQACSDRSSCNMLCSRVVGSALRHPVSALLTPRSIKPTVTR, translated from the coding sequence GTGACCCTGCGCCCTCTCGGCAATCTCCTGTGCGGGCGGCCGATCCTGGCCGTCTTCGAAGTCTGCTTGCGCTGCAATTCCGCCTGCGGCTATTGCAATCTCCCGCTCAATGTCGGCCGGTACGAGATGACGCGTGAGGAAATCCGGCGGGTCTTTTCCAGCCTGTACCGGGATGGCCTTCGCTTTCTGTTCATCCAGGGAGGCGAGCCGCTGCTGCGACGTGATCTGCCGGAGGTTCTTGACGACCTGGCGGCAATCGGGTTCGCCCTGACGCTGATCACGAACGGCACCCGGTTGACTCCGAACCTGGTCGCCGCGTTGGCTCGCCTCAAGATCAGCGTCTCGGTGAGTCTGGACACGCTGGATCGCGAGCGCTATCGACAAATCAGAGGGGCGGATCAGTTGGACCAAGTGCTGAAGGGGATCGAATTGCTCGCCGATTTTCCCCGCGCCAAGTACCTGACGTGCATCGTGAGCGAGGTCAACCGAGGCGATGTCCTCGATGTCGTCCGGTTCGCGCGGGCGCGCGGATTTGTGCCGGTCGTGGGCGCCTATCACTGGGGCATCGAGCGGTATGGGAAGGTGGAGCCGGCGCTCCTCTACGAACGGCAGGTCGCGCGGGCCGTCTTCTCGCAGGTGCTCGAATTGGGGTTGGTGCCGCCGGGGTATTTCCGGCGGTATCTGCGCGACAACGTCCGCTGGCTGGGTGGAGAGTCGTTGGAGCCGTGCGACGCCGGCCGCTACAGCATCGCGATCGATGCGTCGGGCAATGTCGCGCCCTGCTTGGCGTTGAAGCCGGCCGGCAATCTGCTGGAATCGTCGCTCGACGACATCCTGACGCGCTTCGACGGAGAAGCGATCCAGGCCTGCTCCGACCGGTCGTCCTGCAACATGCTCTGCAGCCGTGTGGTCGGGTCGGCGCTCCGGCATCCGGTCTCGGCGCTGTTGACGCCCCGATCGATCAAGCCAACGGTGACCCGATGA
- a CDS encoding DUF547 domain-containing protein yields MKRFGILAVAVAFLAGCSAVPKSFSPPDPIAPRDFSHRVFDELLRAHVRDGQVNYPGIQSDERLTTYLRQLDRVDPNALPTREDRLAFWINAYNAFAIKGILDRLSPATLWGRYRYFIARDYRVGGRTINLYDLERKLLIPDFREPRVHFAIVCASASCPKLQSWAYSGERLNEQLDRAAAEFINDPTRNRFDRRRRVASLSMIFKWFREDFETQAGSLLAYVARYAAAADLAKDLTDAPYTVEFLEYDWSLNGPEPTMEERHAGSP; encoded by the coding sequence ATGAAGCGATTCGGTATCCTGGCCGTTGCAGTCGCATTCCTGGCCGGCTGCTCCGCGGTTCCCAAGTCCTTCAGCCCGCCCGACCCCATCGCTCCGCGCGACTTTTCCCACCGAGTCTTCGACGAACTCCTGCGGGCGCATGTGAGGGACGGTCAGGTGAATTACCCCGGCATTCAGTCGGATGAGCGGTTGACGACCTATTTGAGGCAGCTCGATCGCGTCGATCCGAACGCCTTGCCGACGCGCGAAGATCGCCTGGCCTTCTGGATCAACGCCTACAACGCCTTCGCGATCAAAGGCATTCTGGACCGCCTGTCGCCGGCGACGCTCTGGGGGCGCTACCGCTACTTTATCGCGCGCGACTACCGGGTCGGCGGAAGAACGATCAATCTCTACGATCTGGAACGCAAGCTTCTGATTCCGGATTTTCGCGAGCCGCGCGTGCACTTCGCGATCGTGTGCGCGTCGGCTTCGTGCCCCAAGCTGCAATCCTGGGCGTACAGCGGCGAACGTCTGAACGAGCAACTGGACCGGGCCGCAGCGGAATTTATCAACGATCCGACGCGGAATCGGTTCGACCGCCGGCGCCGGGTCGCCTCTCTGTCCATGATCTTCAAGTGGTTCCGCGAGGACTTTGAGACCCAGGCCGGGTCCCTCCTGGCATATGTGGCGCGTTATGCGGCCGCCGCCGACCTGGCGAAAGATCTGACCGACGCCCCCTACACCGTCGAGTTTCTGGAGTACGACTGGAGTTTGAACGGCCCCGAGCCGACCATGGAGGAACGCCATGCTGGTTCGCCCTGA
- a CDS encoding TIGR04283 family arsenosugar biosynthesis glycosyltransferase, with translation MVSVVIPTYNEETALPATLRHLLDQPGDYEVIVVDGGSTDRTLDIVASHVGKGQEARGKRPEIPAHCQAPRAPRLISIVAPKGRASQMNAGARYAIGEWLLFLHADTVLPAGAIQRLNALEADRAVQAGGFLHRFSGDDWRLKLISGLDNFRCSRSRIIYGDQALFVRRSLFDRLGGFPDRPMLEDVAFGERLLAYTRPILLSPPVVTDSRKFVKMGVWRSFVRVLLIILHAQFRLPTLPRAFFQDIR, from the coding sequence ATGGTTTCCGTCGTCATTCCCACTTACAACGAAGAAACCGCGCTACCGGCGACCCTCCGGCACCTGCTCGACCAGCCGGGCGACTACGAAGTCATCGTCGTCGACGGCGGCAGCACGGATCGCACGCTCGACATCGTGGCTTCGCACGTGGGCAAAGGGCAAGAGGCGAGAGGCAAGAGGCCCGAAATCCCTGCCCATTGCCAGGCGCCTCGTGCCCCGCGCCTGATCTCGATCGTCGCTCCTAAGGGCCGCGCCTCCCAAATGAACGCCGGCGCAAGGTACGCGATCGGCGAATGGCTGCTTTTTCTGCACGCCGATACCGTCTTGCCGGCCGGCGCCATTCAACGGCTCAATGCGCTGGAAGCGGATCGCGCCGTCCAGGCCGGAGGATTCCTGCACCGGTTCTCCGGTGACGATTGGCGGCTCAAACTGATTTCGGGTCTCGACAACTTCCGCTGCTCGCGCAGCCGCATCATTTACGGCGACCAGGCCCTGTTCGTCCGCCGCTCGCTGTTCGATCGTCTCGGAGGCTTCCCCGATCGGCCGATGCTCGAAGACGTGGCGTTCGGCGAGCGGTTGCTGGCCTACACCAGGCCCATCCTGCTCTCACCGCCGGTCGTGACCGATTCCCGAAAGTTCGTGAAGATGGGGGTGTGGCGCAGCTTCGTCCGCGTCCTCCTTATCATCCTCCATGCGCAGTTCCGCCTGCCGACCCTCCCCCGCGCGTTCTTTCAGGATATCCGCTGA